Proteins encoded together in one Dermacentor variabilis isolate Ectoservices chromosome 2, ASM5094787v1, whole genome shotgun sequence window:
- the LOC142572437 gene encoding neprilysin-1-like isoform X2: MAQSVSSATPTTGSSFPPSAALAAPRTATDRKTNIASSAATPTNRSSVGGTSSARTTSTSQPPAPAERARGAQETEGGTRPAPASSPAPSSQASSECGDLNLVPPPRPGRRVIPQLLGRLQGSRRLAIVLSAALAAALLTVPMVAILVSGKTIAWRSSGSAGTALYLCNDSVCHAEAHYFDDKLDSAVSPCDDYYAHVCSSHWQRLLGGADLRSAPYASQSPGYAYQALHELAAAYVAQDADRVHQNRHHFGHQILLFVASCAKESSRTSRETDSLTSVLRYLDLEGWPFDVTPRRRKNVAHIAGKVAGSLAIFPFVTVGLERLPSLRDDQQRQPPRERLLVVLGQAQLLLSSHEHMDGSRAMDWYREVVGRALKFFYKGREETKIIDAIVELEAGLARAIESQPSRKPPLFFRVSLGSVPGGSRWDWVLFMNGVLKGSAAAAAIQPVAVRSMLYLQRLARLTQVTPTAVLLNYVGYRLMVAMAPFLPGPTGEHLVSLSVEGRRIPGMERLQACVQLVEKVFGAALTVMLRHATPFLSHSDTARKMLGLAHSATDAMAHFIKKAPWLSAEDMNATLSRLSQTSLSLGVPREQPGESELGQLFVDVPMLNERSLLESYFHMKTAVQRRYWSALQRVRRNSSAAARDGAWNNGAAVGLHDVSSFDLAYRHDPERNSVLLPYGVLGFLARVQDVLPMHVPRFLPYALRGLFAAVADMQTVHDDRPSWSRATSLRFAHLSWCFLRQYGELLSAEAGSPAGGVTDDFLAEIVEDNAVLEPLYRVYVRSFPLREGRPALFRLPTLRALSTDELFFVNFAVGQCDQPATAARNGTAARQILFRERLPAKFKDEGLSLRSPIMSCYDGPAGVVTF, from the exons ATGGCTCAAAGTGTTTCGTCTGCGACACCAACCACCGGTAGCTCGTTTCCACCGAGCGCCGCGCTGGCTGCGCCAAGGACCGCGACAGACAGGAAAACCAACATCGCTTCAAGCG CCGCAACGCCGACCAACCGGTCGTCGGTTGGGGGCACGTCGTCGGCCAGGACAACGTCGACGTCGCAGCCGCCAGCTCCGgctgagcgcgcgcgcggtgcTCAGGAGACGGAGGGAGGAACGCGACCGGCGCCGGCCTCCAGCCCGGCTCCCAGCAGCCAGGCCTCGTCCGAGTGCGGTGACCTCAACCTGGTGCCCCCGCCCAGGCCCGGACGGCGGGTTATTCCCCAGCTGCTCGGCCGCCTGCAGGGGTCGAGGCGCCTGGCGATAGTGCTGTCGGCCGCGCTGGCCGCCGCCCTGCTTACTGTGCCCATGGTCGCGATTCTCGTCTCCGGGAAG ACGATTGCGTGGCGCTCGTCGGGCTCCGCCGGCACCGCTCTGTACCTGTGCAACGACTCGGTGTGCCACGCCGAGGCGCACTACTTCGACGACAAGCTCGACTCGGCGGTGTCCCCGTGCGACGACTACTACGCGCACGTGTGCTCGTCCCACTGGCAGCGGCTGCTCGGGGGCGCCGACCTGCGCTCCGCGCCGTACGCCAGCCAGAGCCCCGGCTACGCGTACCAGGCGCTGCACGAGCTGGCCGCCGCCTACGTGGCGCAGGACGCCGACCGGGTGCACCAGAACAGGCACCACTTCGGCCACCAGATCCTGCTGTTCGTCGCGTCCTGCGCGAAG GAGTCCTCGCGTACGTCGCGCGAGACGGACTCTCTCACAAGCGTGCTGCGGTACCTGGACCTCGAGGGCTGGCCTTTCGACGTGACGCCGAGGCGCCGCAAGAATGTGGCACACATCGCGGGCAAAGTGGCCGGCTCGCTGGCCATCTTCCCGTTCGTCACCGTCGGCCTCGAGCGGCTGCCTTCTCTCCGCGACGACCAGCAGCGCCAACCACCCAGAGAGAGGCTTCTGGTCGTCCTCGGACAG GCGCAGCTTCTGCTGTCATCCCACGAACACATGGACGGGAGCCGTGCCATGGACTGGTACCGGGAGGTCGTGGGCCGCGCGCTCAAGTTCTTCTACAAAGGTCGCGAGGAGACCAAGATCATCGACGCCATCGTGGAGCTCGAGGCAGGCCTCGCTCGCGCCATCGAGAGCCAGCCGTCGCGCAAGCCACCGCTGTTCTTCAGG GTGTCCCTAGGGAGCGTGCCGGGCGGCTCCCGCTGGGACTGGGTGCTGTTCATGAACGGTGTGCTGAAGGGCAGCGCGGCAGCCGCGGCCATACAGCCCGTGGCCGTGCGCTCCATGCTGTACCTGCAGCGGCTGGCCAGGCTCACGCAGGTCACTCCGACCGCGGTGCTGCTCAACTACGTCGGCTACCGCCTCATGGTCGCCATGGCGCCCTTCCTGCCGGGTCCCACTGGTGAACACCTG GTTTCCCTGTCGGTGGAGGGCCGCCGAATCCCCGGCATGGAGCGGCTGCAGGCCTGTGTGCAGTTGGTGGAGAAGGTGTTCGGCGCCGCACTCACCGTCATGCTGCGCCATGCCACGCCCTTCCTCAGCCATTCGGACACGGCGCGCAAAATGCTCGGCCTCGCCCACAGCGCCACCGACGCCATGGCACACTTCATCAAGAAG GCTCCGTGGCTGTCGGCAGAGGACATGAACGCGACGCTATCGCGGCTGTCGCAGACGTCGCTGTCGCTGGGCGTGCCGCGCGAGCAGCCGGGCGAGTCCGAGCTGGGACAGCTGTTCGTGGACGTGCCCATGCTGAACGAGCGCAGCCTGCTCGAGAGCTACTTCCACATGAAGACCGCCGTGCAGCGTCGCTACTGGTCCGCTCTGCAGCGAGTGCGCCGGAACAGCTCTGCAGCGGCCCGCGATGGGGCCTGGAATAACGGCGCTGCCGTCGGCTTGCACGACGTCAGCAGCTTCGACCTCGCGTACAG GCACGATCCGGAGCGCAACAGCGTGCTGCTGCCCTACGGCGTGCTGGGCTTCCTGGCACGCGTGCAGGACGTGCTTCCCATGCACGTGCCCCGGTTCCTGCCCTACGCCCTGCGGGGACTGTTCGCCGCCGTCGCCGACATGCAG ACCGTGCACGACGATCGGCCGTCGTGGAGCCGCGCCACGTCGCTGCGGTTCGCGCACCTGTCGTGGTGCTTCCTGCGGCAGTACGGCGAGCTGCTGTCGGCCGAGGCCGGCTCGCCCGCCGGCGGCGTCACCGACGACTTCCTGGCCGAGATCGTGGAGGACAACGCGGTGCTCGAGCCCCTGTACCGCGTCTACGTCCGCTCGTTCCCGCTGCGCGAGGGGCGGCCGGCGCTGTTCCGCCTGCCCACGCTGCGCGCCCTGTCCACCGACGAGCTGTTCTTCGTCAACTTCGCCGTCGGGCAGTGCGACCAGCCGGCGACCGCGGCGCGCAACGGCACCGCCGCCCGCCAGATCCTTTTCCGAGAGCGGCTGCCGGCCAAGTTCAAG gacgaaggcctctccctgcgatctccaattatgtCTTGTTACGATGGGCcagcgggggtagtgaccttctag
- the LOC142572437 gene encoding neprilysin-21-like isoform X4, translated as MAQSVSSATPTTGSSFPPSAALAAPRTATDRKTNIASSAATPTNRSSVGGTSSARTTSTSQPPAPAERARGAQETEGGTRPAPASSPAPSSQASSECGDLNLVPPPRPGRRVIPQLLGRLQGSRRLAIVLSAALAAALLTVPMVAILVSGKTIAWRSSGSAGTALYLCNDSVCHAEAHYFDDKLDSAVSPCDDYYAHVCSSHWQRLLGGADLRSAPYASQSPGYAYQALHELAAAYVAQDADRVHQNRHHFGHQILLFVASCAKVSLGSVPGGSRWDWVLFMNGVLKGSAAAAAIQPVAVRSMLYLQRLARLTQVTPTAVLLNYVGYRLMVAMAPFLPGPTGEHLVSLSVEGRRIPGMERLQACVQLVEKVFGAALTVMLRHATPFLSHSDTARKMLGLAHSATDAMAHFIKKAPWLSAEDMNATLSRLSQTSLSLGVPREQPGESELGQLFVDVPMLNERSLLESYFHMKTAVQRRYWSALQRVRRNSSAAARDGAWNNGAAVGLHDVSSFDLAYRHDPERNSVLLPYGVLGFLARVQDVLPMHVPRFLPYALRGLFAAVADMQTVHDDRPSWSRATSLRFAHLSWCFLRQYGELLSAEAGSPAGGVTDDFLAEIVEDNAVLEPLYRVYVRSFPLREGRPALFRLPTLRALSTDELFFVNFAVGQCDQPATAARNGTAARQILFRERLPAKFKVNVPLSNSEHFARVYGCKKGSPMNPVRSCSVWTATG; from the exons ATGGCTCAAAGTGTTTCGTCTGCGACACCAACCACCGGTAGCTCGTTTCCACCGAGCGCCGCGCTGGCTGCGCCAAGGACCGCGACAGACAGGAAAACCAACATCGCTTCAAGCG CCGCAACGCCGACCAACCGGTCGTCGGTTGGGGGCACGTCGTCGGCCAGGACAACGTCGACGTCGCAGCCGCCAGCTCCGgctgagcgcgcgcgcggtgcTCAGGAGACGGAGGGAGGAACGCGACCGGCGCCGGCCTCCAGCCCGGCTCCCAGCAGCCAGGCCTCGTCCGAGTGCGGTGACCTCAACCTGGTGCCCCCGCCCAGGCCCGGACGGCGGGTTATTCCCCAGCTGCTCGGCCGCCTGCAGGGGTCGAGGCGCCTGGCGATAGTGCTGTCGGCCGCGCTGGCCGCCGCCCTGCTTACTGTGCCCATGGTCGCGATTCTCGTCTCCGGGAAG ACGATTGCGTGGCGCTCGTCGGGCTCCGCCGGCACCGCTCTGTACCTGTGCAACGACTCGGTGTGCCACGCCGAGGCGCACTACTTCGACGACAAGCTCGACTCGGCGGTGTCCCCGTGCGACGACTACTACGCGCACGTGTGCTCGTCCCACTGGCAGCGGCTGCTCGGGGGCGCCGACCTGCGCTCCGCGCCGTACGCCAGCCAGAGCCCCGGCTACGCGTACCAGGCGCTGCACGAGCTGGCCGCCGCCTACGTGGCGCAGGACGCCGACCGGGTGCACCAGAACAGGCACCACTTCGGCCACCAGATCCTGCTGTTCGTCGCGTCCTGCGCGAAG GTGTCCCTAGGGAGCGTGCCGGGCGGCTCCCGCTGGGACTGGGTGCTGTTCATGAACGGTGTGCTGAAGGGCAGCGCGGCAGCCGCGGCCATACAGCCCGTGGCCGTGCGCTCCATGCTGTACCTGCAGCGGCTGGCCAGGCTCACGCAGGTCACTCCGACCGCGGTGCTGCTCAACTACGTCGGCTACCGCCTCATGGTCGCCATGGCGCCCTTCCTGCCGGGTCCCACTGGTGAACACCTG GTTTCCCTGTCGGTGGAGGGCCGCCGAATCCCCGGCATGGAGCGGCTGCAGGCCTGTGTGCAGTTGGTGGAGAAGGTGTTCGGCGCCGCACTCACCGTCATGCTGCGCCATGCCACGCCCTTCCTCAGCCATTCGGACACGGCGCGCAAAATGCTCGGCCTCGCCCACAGCGCCACCGACGCCATGGCACACTTCATCAAGAAG GCTCCGTGGCTGTCGGCAGAGGACATGAACGCGACGCTATCGCGGCTGTCGCAGACGTCGCTGTCGCTGGGCGTGCCGCGCGAGCAGCCGGGCGAGTCCGAGCTGGGACAGCTGTTCGTGGACGTGCCCATGCTGAACGAGCGCAGCCTGCTCGAGAGCTACTTCCACATGAAGACCGCCGTGCAGCGTCGCTACTGGTCCGCTCTGCAGCGAGTGCGCCGGAACAGCTCTGCAGCGGCCCGCGATGGGGCCTGGAATAACGGCGCTGCCGTCGGCTTGCACGACGTCAGCAGCTTCGACCTCGCGTACAG GCACGATCCGGAGCGCAACAGCGTGCTGCTGCCCTACGGCGTGCTGGGCTTCCTGGCACGCGTGCAGGACGTGCTTCCCATGCACGTGCCCCGGTTCCTGCCCTACGCCCTGCGGGGACTGTTCGCCGCCGTCGCCGACATGCAG ACCGTGCACGACGATCGGCCGTCGTGGAGCCGCGCCACGTCGCTGCGGTTCGCGCACCTGTCGTGGTGCTTCCTGCGGCAGTACGGCGAGCTGCTGTCGGCCGAGGCCGGCTCGCCCGCCGGCGGCGTCACCGACGACTTCCTGGCCGAGATCGTGGAGGACAACGCGGTGCTCGAGCCCCTGTACCGCGTCTACGTCCGCTCGTTCCCGCTGCGCGAGGGGCGGCCGGCGCTGTTCCGCCTGCCCACGCTGCGCGCCCTGTCCACCGACGAGCTGTTCTTCGTCAACTTCGCCGTCGGGCAGTGCGACCAGCCGGCGACCGCGGCGCGCAACGGCACCGCCGCCCGCCAGATCCTTTTCCGAGAGCGGCTGCCGGCCAAGTTCAAG GTGAACGTGCCGCTGAGCAACTCGGAGCACTTTGCTCGCGTCTACGGCTGCAAGAAGGGTTCGCCCATGAACCCGGTCCGGAGCTGCTCCGTCTGGACCGCCACCGGATGA
- the LOC142572437 gene encoding neprilysin-1-like isoform X3, producing MAQSVSSATPTTGSSFPPSAALAAPRTATDRKTNIASSAATPTNRSSVGGTSSARTTSTSQPPAPAERARGAQETEGGTRPAPASSPAPSSQASSECGDLNLVPPPRPGRRVIPQLLGRLQGSRRLAIVLSAALAAALLTVPMVAILVSGKTIAWRSSGSAGTALYLCNDSVCHAEAHYFDDKLDSAVSPCDDYYAHVCSSHWQRLLGGADLRSAPYASQSPGYAYQALHELAAAYVAQDADRVHQNRHHFGHQILLFVASCAKESSRTSRETDSLTSVLRYLDLEGWPFDVTPRRRKNVAHIAGKVAGSLAIFPFVTVGLERLPSLRDDQQRQPPRERLLVVLGQAQLLLSSHEHMDGSRAMDWYREVVGRALKFFYKGREETKIIDAIVELEAGLARAIESQPSRKPPLFFRVSLGSVPGGSRWDWVLFMNGVLKGSAAAAAIQPVAVRSMLYLQRLARLTQVTPTAVLLNYVGYRLMVAMAPFLPGPTGEHLVSLSVEGRRIPGMERLQACVQLVEKVFGAALTVMLRHATPFLSHSDTARKMLGLAHSATDAMAHFIKKAPWLSAEDMNATLSRLSQTSLSLGVPREQPGESELGQLFVDVPMLNERSLLESYFHMKTAVQRRYWSALQRVRRNSSAAARDGAWNNGAAVGLHDVSSFDLAYRHDPERNSVLLPYGVLGFLARVQDVLPMHVPRFLPYALRGLFAAVADMQVNVPLSNSEHFARVYGCKKGSPMNPVRSCSVWTATG from the exons ATGGCTCAAAGTGTTTCGTCTGCGACACCAACCACCGGTAGCTCGTTTCCACCGAGCGCCGCGCTGGCTGCGCCAAGGACCGCGACAGACAGGAAAACCAACATCGCTTCAAGCG CCGCAACGCCGACCAACCGGTCGTCGGTTGGGGGCACGTCGTCGGCCAGGACAACGTCGACGTCGCAGCCGCCAGCTCCGgctgagcgcgcgcgcggtgcTCAGGAGACGGAGGGAGGAACGCGACCGGCGCCGGCCTCCAGCCCGGCTCCCAGCAGCCAGGCCTCGTCCGAGTGCGGTGACCTCAACCTGGTGCCCCCGCCCAGGCCCGGACGGCGGGTTATTCCCCAGCTGCTCGGCCGCCTGCAGGGGTCGAGGCGCCTGGCGATAGTGCTGTCGGCCGCGCTGGCCGCCGCCCTGCTTACTGTGCCCATGGTCGCGATTCTCGTCTCCGGGAAG ACGATTGCGTGGCGCTCGTCGGGCTCCGCCGGCACCGCTCTGTACCTGTGCAACGACTCGGTGTGCCACGCCGAGGCGCACTACTTCGACGACAAGCTCGACTCGGCGGTGTCCCCGTGCGACGACTACTACGCGCACGTGTGCTCGTCCCACTGGCAGCGGCTGCTCGGGGGCGCCGACCTGCGCTCCGCGCCGTACGCCAGCCAGAGCCCCGGCTACGCGTACCAGGCGCTGCACGAGCTGGCCGCCGCCTACGTGGCGCAGGACGCCGACCGGGTGCACCAGAACAGGCACCACTTCGGCCACCAGATCCTGCTGTTCGTCGCGTCCTGCGCGAAG GAGTCCTCGCGTACGTCGCGCGAGACGGACTCTCTCACAAGCGTGCTGCGGTACCTGGACCTCGAGGGCTGGCCTTTCGACGTGACGCCGAGGCGCCGCAAGAATGTGGCACACATCGCGGGCAAAGTGGCCGGCTCGCTGGCCATCTTCCCGTTCGTCACCGTCGGCCTCGAGCGGCTGCCTTCTCTCCGCGACGACCAGCAGCGCCAACCACCCAGAGAGAGGCTTCTGGTCGTCCTCGGACAG GCGCAGCTTCTGCTGTCATCCCACGAACACATGGACGGGAGCCGTGCCATGGACTGGTACCGGGAGGTCGTGGGCCGCGCGCTCAAGTTCTTCTACAAAGGTCGCGAGGAGACCAAGATCATCGACGCCATCGTGGAGCTCGAGGCAGGCCTCGCTCGCGCCATCGAGAGCCAGCCGTCGCGCAAGCCACCGCTGTTCTTCAGG GTGTCCCTAGGGAGCGTGCCGGGCGGCTCCCGCTGGGACTGGGTGCTGTTCATGAACGGTGTGCTGAAGGGCAGCGCGGCAGCCGCGGCCATACAGCCCGTGGCCGTGCGCTCCATGCTGTACCTGCAGCGGCTGGCCAGGCTCACGCAGGTCACTCCGACCGCGGTGCTGCTCAACTACGTCGGCTACCGCCTCATGGTCGCCATGGCGCCCTTCCTGCCGGGTCCCACTGGTGAACACCTG GTTTCCCTGTCGGTGGAGGGCCGCCGAATCCCCGGCATGGAGCGGCTGCAGGCCTGTGTGCAGTTGGTGGAGAAGGTGTTCGGCGCCGCACTCACCGTCATGCTGCGCCATGCCACGCCCTTCCTCAGCCATTCGGACACGGCGCGCAAAATGCTCGGCCTCGCCCACAGCGCCACCGACGCCATGGCACACTTCATCAAGAAG GCTCCGTGGCTGTCGGCAGAGGACATGAACGCGACGCTATCGCGGCTGTCGCAGACGTCGCTGTCGCTGGGCGTGCCGCGCGAGCAGCCGGGCGAGTCCGAGCTGGGACAGCTGTTCGTGGACGTGCCCATGCTGAACGAGCGCAGCCTGCTCGAGAGCTACTTCCACATGAAGACCGCCGTGCAGCGTCGCTACTGGTCCGCTCTGCAGCGAGTGCGCCGGAACAGCTCTGCAGCGGCCCGCGATGGGGCCTGGAATAACGGCGCTGCCGTCGGCTTGCACGACGTCAGCAGCTTCGACCTCGCGTACAG GCACGATCCGGAGCGCAACAGCGTGCTGCTGCCCTACGGCGTGCTGGGCTTCCTGGCACGCGTGCAGGACGTGCTTCCCATGCACGTGCCCCGGTTCCTGCCCTACGCCCTGCGGGGACTGTTCGCCGCCGTCGCCGACATGCAG GTGAACGTGCCGCTGAGCAACTCGGAGCACTTTGCTCGCGTCTACGGCTGCAAGAAGGGTTCGCCCATGAACCCGGTCCGGAGCTGCTCCGTCTGGACCGCCACCGGATGA
- the LOC142572437 gene encoding neprilysin-1-like isoform X1 — translation MAQSVSSATPTTGSSFPPSAALAAPRTATDRKTNIASSAATPTNRSSVGGTSSARTTSTSQPPAPAERARGAQETEGGTRPAPASSPAPSSQASSECGDLNLVPPPRPGRRVIPQLLGRLQGSRRLAIVLSAALAAALLTVPMVAILVSGKTIAWRSSGSAGTALYLCNDSVCHAEAHYFDDKLDSAVSPCDDYYAHVCSSHWQRLLGGADLRSAPYASQSPGYAYQALHELAAAYVAQDADRVHQNRHHFGHQILLFVASCAKESSRTSRETDSLTSVLRYLDLEGWPFDVTPRRRKNVAHIAGKVAGSLAIFPFVTVGLERLPSLRDDQQRQPPRERLLVVLGQAQLLLSSHEHMDGSRAMDWYREVVGRALKFFYKGREETKIIDAIVELEAGLARAIESQPSRKPPLFFRVSLGSVPGGSRWDWVLFMNGVLKGSAAAAAIQPVAVRSMLYLQRLARLTQVTPTAVLLNYVGYRLMVAMAPFLPGPTGEHLVSLSVEGRRIPGMERLQACVQLVEKVFGAALTVMLRHATPFLSHSDTARKMLGLAHSATDAMAHFIKKAPWLSAEDMNATLSRLSQTSLSLGVPREQPGESELGQLFVDVPMLNERSLLESYFHMKTAVQRRYWSALQRVRRNSSAAARDGAWNNGAAVGLHDVSSFDLAYRHDPERNSVLLPYGVLGFLARVQDVLPMHVPRFLPYALRGLFAAVADMQTVHDDRPSWSRATSLRFAHLSWCFLRQYGELLSAEAGSPAGGVTDDFLAEIVEDNAVLEPLYRVYVRSFPLREGRPALFRLPTLRALSTDELFFVNFAVGQCDQPATAARNGTAARQILFRERLPAKFKVNVPLSNSEHFARVYGCKKGSPMNPVRSCSVWTATG, via the exons ATGGCTCAAAGTGTTTCGTCTGCGACACCAACCACCGGTAGCTCGTTTCCACCGAGCGCCGCGCTGGCTGCGCCAAGGACCGCGACAGACAGGAAAACCAACATCGCTTCAAGCG CCGCAACGCCGACCAACCGGTCGTCGGTTGGGGGCACGTCGTCGGCCAGGACAACGTCGACGTCGCAGCCGCCAGCTCCGgctgagcgcgcgcgcggtgcTCAGGAGACGGAGGGAGGAACGCGACCGGCGCCGGCCTCCAGCCCGGCTCCCAGCAGCCAGGCCTCGTCCGAGTGCGGTGACCTCAACCTGGTGCCCCCGCCCAGGCCCGGACGGCGGGTTATTCCCCAGCTGCTCGGCCGCCTGCAGGGGTCGAGGCGCCTGGCGATAGTGCTGTCGGCCGCGCTGGCCGCCGCCCTGCTTACTGTGCCCATGGTCGCGATTCTCGTCTCCGGGAAG ACGATTGCGTGGCGCTCGTCGGGCTCCGCCGGCACCGCTCTGTACCTGTGCAACGACTCGGTGTGCCACGCCGAGGCGCACTACTTCGACGACAAGCTCGACTCGGCGGTGTCCCCGTGCGACGACTACTACGCGCACGTGTGCTCGTCCCACTGGCAGCGGCTGCTCGGGGGCGCCGACCTGCGCTCCGCGCCGTACGCCAGCCAGAGCCCCGGCTACGCGTACCAGGCGCTGCACGAGCTGGCCGCCGCCTACGTGGCGCAGGACGCCGACCGGGTGCACCAGAACAGGCACCACTTCGGCCACCAGATCCTGCTGTTCGTCGCGTCCTGCGCGAAG GAGTCCTCGCGTACGTCGCGCGAGACGGACTCTCTCACAAGCGTGCTGCGGTACCTGGACCTCGAGGGCTGGCCTTTCGACGTGACGCCGAGGCGCCGCAAGAATGTGGCACACATCGCGGGCAAAGTGGCCGGCTCGCTGGCCATCTTCCCGTTCGTCACCGTCGGCCTCGAGCGGCTGCCTTCTCTCCGCGACGACCAGCAGCGCCAACCACCCAGAGAGAGGCTTCTGGTCGTCCTCGGACAG GCGCAGCTTCTGCTGTCATCCCACGAACACATGGACGGGAGCCGTGCCATGGACTGGTACCGGGAGGTCGTGGGCCGCGCGCTCAAGTTCTTCTACAAAGGTCGCGAGGAGACCAAGATCATCGACGCCATCGTGGAGCTCGAGGCAGGCCTCGCTCGCGCCATCGAGAGCCAGCCGTCGCGCAAGCCACCGCTGTTCTTCAGG GTGTCCCTAGGGAGCGTGCCGGGCGGCTCCCGCTGGGACTGGGTGCTGTTCATGAACGGTGTGCTGAAGGGCAGCGCGGCAGCCGCGGCCATACAGCCCGTGGCCGTGCGCTCCATGCTGTACCTGCAGCGGCTGGCCAGGCTCACGCAGGTCACTCCGACCGCGGTGCTGCTCAACTACGTCGGCTACCGCCTCATGGTCGCCATGGCGCCCTTCCTGCCGGGTCCCACTGGTGAACACCTG GTTTCCCTGTCGGTGGAGGGCCGCCGAATCCCCGGCATGGAGCGGCTGCAGGCCTGTGTGCAGTTGGTGGAGAAGGTGTTCGGCGCCGCACTCACCGTCATGCTGCGCCATGCCACGCCCTTCCTCAGCCATTCGGACACGGCGCGCAAAATGCTCGGCCTCGCCCACAGCGCCACCGACGCCATGGCACACTTCATCAAGAAG GCTCCGTGGCTGTCGGCAGAGGACATGAACGCGACGCTATCGCGGCTGTCGCAGACGTCGCTGTCGCTGGGCGTGCCGCGCGAGCAGCCGGGCGAGTCCGAGCTGGGACAGCTGTTCGTGGACGTGCCCATGCTGAACGAGCGCAGCCTGCTCGAGAGCTACTTCCACATGAAGACCGCCGTGCAGCGTCGCTACTGGTCCGCTCTGCAGCGAGTGCGCCGGAACAGCTCTGCAGCGGCCCGCGATGGGGCCTGGAATAACGGCGCTGCCGTCGGCTTGCACGACGTCAGCAGCTTCGACCTCGCGTACAG GCACGATCCGGAGCGCAACAGCGTGCTGCTGCCCTACGGCGTGCTGGGCTTCCTGGCACGCGTGCAGGACGTGCTTCCCATGCACGTGCCCCGGTTCCTGCCCTACGCCCTGCGGGGACTGTTCGCCGCCGTCGCCGACATGCAG ACCGTGCACGACGATCGGCCGTCGTGGAGCCGCGCCACGTCGCTGCGGTTCGCGCACCTGTCGTGGTGCTTCCTGCGGCAGTACGGCGAGCTGCTGTCGGCCGAGGCCGGCTCGCCCGCCGGCGGCGTCACCGACGACTTCCTGGCCGAGATCGTGGAGGACAACGCGGTGCTCGAGCCCCTGTACCGCGTCTACGTCCGCTCGTTCCCGCTGCGCGAGGGGCGGCCGGCGCTGTTCCGCCTGCCCACGCTGCGCGCCCTGTCCACCGACGAGCTGTTCTTCGTCAACTTCGCCGTCGGGCAGTGCGACCAGCCGGCGACCGCGGCGCGCAACGGCACCGCCGCCCGCCAGATCCTTTTCCGAGAGCGGCTGCCGGCCAAGTTCAAG GTGAACGTGCCGCTGAGCAACTCGGAGCACTTTGCTCGCGTCTACGGCTGCAAGAAGGGTTCGCCCATGAACCCGGTCCGGAGCTGCTCCGTCTGGACCGCCACCGGATGA